In Candidatus Rokuibacteriota bacterium, the DNA window CACGGATGACTCCGGCTGACCCCGGGGCGACGCCGACGTACGGGGAAAGTTGGAGAGTGCCGGGGCCGGGGCATGCTAACATCACACGGATGGAGTCGATCTGCCTCCCCCGCGTCAGCTCGGCGCTGGACCATGTCGTCCCCTCCACTCCGCTCCATCTCTTTCACCACCGTACCATAGCACAGCGCCGGCGTGGGACACCGCAGATTTCCTCGCGTTAGCATCTGGTCCCTGGCGGCGATCGTGGTCCTCCCGCTCGCCAACCCCGCCATGGGCCAGACGGTCGGTTACGGACCGGGCATCGTCGAGATCGCCCGCGTGTACAACCTGGACCCGGCCCTCATCGCGGCCATCATCAGCGTGGAGTCGAACTTCAACCCGAGCGCGGTGTCCCGCAAGGGGGCGCGGGGGTTGATGCAGCTCATGCCCGCGACGGCTGACGAGCTCGGCGTCGCCAAAATGGACGATCCCTGGGAGAACATCGAAGGCGGCGCGCGCTACTTCAGGGAGAAGCTCGATCGCTTCGCCGGCGACATCCGCCTGGCCCTGGCCGCCTACAACGCGGGCGAGGCCCCGGTCCGCCAGCATGGAGGCATCCCGCCGTACCCGGAAACGGTCGGGTTCGTGAACGAGGTGCTGGCGCGATACGAGGCCCTCAAGTCGCGCGGTTTGCCCCATGCCGATTCACACAGCTCGTCACCCGGCCCTCGCGACCCGTCTCCCACGCCTGAGGCCCGACCCCCCCAAAGCGAACGCGCTCCGGAGGGGAAACCACCCATCGTCCTGGAGGTCGAAGAAGTCGGACCGCCCGCTCGGGCCGTAGGCCACCTTCGGGAAGGCGCGCGGCTCGAACGGGAGGGCCGGGTCGCAGACGCTATCGCGCACTACCGGGAGGCGCTCGCCCTGGCCCCCTCGTTTCCCGAAGCGCACAACCAGCTCGGTCTCGCCTATCTCGCGCTGGGACGCCTCGAGGAGGCCCAGAGCGAGTTCGAGAAGGCGCGCGGCCTCGCTCCACAGACTGCCCGCTTCCTCAATAACCTGGGGCTCGTCCTCCACATGCGAGGCGAGTTCCGGCGCGCCCTCACCATCCTTCGCACCGCGTGGGAGCGAGAGCCGGCGAGAGTCGAGAGCGGGGTGAACCTGGCCTTGATCCTGAAACGCCTCGGACGCCGGGACGAGGCCGGCGCGGTCCTGACCAGAGTCCTTCGGATACGGGAGCGACTGCCCGAAGGCCACCTCAACCTGGCGAGCCTCCTGGAGGAGGTGGGGGACCGGGCCGGGGCTGTCCTGCACTATCGGCGATTCCTGGAGCTCACGGAGGGACAGTCCTCCGCCCTCAGAGACCAGGTGCGCGAACGCGTGAGGGCCCTGGGACGCCCATGAGGCGAGCCCTGGAGGATCGACGCCACTTTGCGTGGGGCGCGTGCCTCGGGCTCCTGGTCCTCCTGTCCGGGTGCGCCTCGCGCGGGTCGGTGAAGCACCTTCAAGCCGAGCTGGCGTCGCTCCAGACAACGGTGGAGGCGGCCAGCCGGAACCTGACTC includes these proteins:
- a CDS encoding transglycosylase SLT domain-containing protein, whose protein sequence is MVLPLANPAMGQTVGYGPGIVEIARVYNLDPALIAAIISVESNFNPSAVSRKGARGLMQLMPATADELGVAKMDDPWENIEGGARYFREKLDRFAGDIRLALAAYNAGEAPVRQHGGIPPYPETVGFVNEVLARYEALKSRGLPHADSHSSSPGPRDPSPTPEARPPQSERAPEGKPPIVLEVEEVGPPARAVGHLREGARLEREGRVADAIAHYREALALAPSFPEAHNQLGLAYLALGRLEEAQSEFEKARGLAPQTARFLNNLGLVLHMRGEFRRALTILRTAWEREPARVESGVNLALILKRLGRRDEAGAVLTRVLRIRERLPEGHLNLASLLEEVGDRAGAVLHYRRFLELTEGQSSALRDQVRERVRALGRP